In Cyanobacteria bacterium FACHB-DQ100, one genomic interval encodes:
- a CDS encoding IS1 family transposase has protein sequence MQCPECQSTHIRKNGKRKGKQNHI, from the coding sequence ATGCAGTGCCCTGAATGCCAATCCACTCATATTCGCAAGAATGGAAAACGCAAAGGCAAGCAAAATCATATTTG